CTCGTGTTCTCCAACTCAAAACTCAAGCTACCCTGTGTCTGTGGTAAACATGCCACCATGTTTGTAGTTCCTCCCTGTGTCTGTGGTAAACATGCCACCATGTTTGTAGTTCCTCCCTGTGTCTGTGGTAAACATGCCACCATGTTTGTAGTTCCTCCCTGTGTCTGGTAAACATGCCACCATGTTTGTAGTTCCTCCCTGTGTCTGGTAAACATGCCACCATGTTTGTAGTTCCTCCCTGTGTCTGTGGTAAACATGCCACCATGTTTGTAGTTCCTCCCTGTGTCTGGTAAACATGCCACCATGTTTGTAGTTCCTCCCTGTCTGTGGTAAACATGCCACCATGTTTGTAGTTCCTCCCTGTGTCTGTGGTAAACATGCCACCATGTTTGTAGTTCCTCCCTGTGTCTGTGGTAAACATGCCACCATGTTTGTAGTTCCTCCCTGTGTCTGTGGTAAACATGCCACCATGTTTGTAGTTCCTCCCTGTGTCTGGTAAACATGCCACCATGTTTGTAGTTCCTCcctgtgtctgtggtgtgacGCTCCTCTGTGGCTCCTGCAGGGCAGCCGTACAACCAGCTGGCCATCCTGGCCTCCTCTAAAGGAGACCACCTCACCACCATCTTCTACTACTGCCGCAGCATCGCGGTCAAGTTCCCTTTCCCAGCAGCCTCCACCAACCTGCAGAAGGCGCTGTCCAAGGCTCTGGAGAGGTGACACGAGTACCCTGATCAATCCCCTGATCGGTTCTTTTGAATATGCTTATTGTtgtacgtaaaaaaaaaagagtgaatgcTCTCTCAATGAAACCCTCCGTCCTCTCCGTGTCGCTGCAGCCGCGATGAGGTGAAGACCAAGTGGAGCGTGGCGGACTTCATCCGGGCTTTCATCAAGTTTCACGGCCACGTCTACCTGAGCAAGAGTCTGGACAAGCTGGACCTCCTGAGGgagaagctggaggagcagTTTCAGGTGGAGCCCGAAGCCGCTTCATTCCTGCAGTCAGTCGGGAAGCTTTGGAGGGGTTAtgaccgcgtgtgtgtgtgtgtgtgtgtgtgtgtgtgcagaggctGATCCTGCAGAAGGCCTTCAGCTCTCAGCAGCTGGTCCACATCACCGTCATCAACCTGTTCGGGCTCCACCACCTCAGAGACCTGAGCACTGACGGCGGCGAGCAGAGCTTCAGTGGCGAGCAGCAGACCAGCTGGTTCCAGCTGCTGGGCCTCTTCAGTAAGAACCACGCTCACCGTAACAGACCACGAGGACACCTCAATGGGTCTAAAGTGCTGTACACCACAAGGTGACCCACCCTTCATGTGGTTGGCTGAACCTGGAGGTAGAAACCACCATTTACAGATATGGAatttaagaagaaaaggagagaatgtgtacatgtttctctctttgattTTCAAAATTAAAGTCCTGTATCTCTGTGGAACCAGAACCATCGGGACTAGAAATTACTtggttctcctctcctcctctcctccctctctcctctctctactcCCTccttcatatcaagaaacatcgtttcgtatcaagaagatttttttttttttaagttgtttgtTAAGCCTGAACTAATATGATGATGTTTAGTGTGGAGAAATAAACGGACTTCAAAAACCCCAAAAACCTAGAAGTAACTCTAACTTGTGTAGTTCTGACATCAGTGGACTCCAGATGTTCATGGTGTTTGACTTCCTGTGCCCCCCCAGTGTCCTTCCTGGGTGTCATGTGCAGCCGAGCTCTGCTCAACAAGAACCGAGGGGAGGAGATCATGGGCGAGTGTCCTCTTCCGGCCATCAAAGTGTCCCTGGACTGGCTCAAGCTGAGGCCCAGCGTCTTCCCCGAGGCCGCCGTGGACCAGAGGCAGCAGTAAGTCTCCTGTTGTCTGAGTCCCGTTTGATGGTTTCTCGACCGGAGGTCTAACCCGTCTTTCCGTCTCTCAGTGTCTGGCCCTGGCTGGTCTCCATCCTCAACAGCTTCCAGCCCAAAGAGGACGACGTATCCTGTTGCTCAGGTAAGAGCTCTGATCCAGGTTACACTCCGGTGGGTGAAGAGTCCAGGAACCAGTCTGTGTAGTCTGCCGTCTCTTCAGAATAACAGTTTACCTGTGATGAGAAGCTCaggtgtgtttattttctccacAGTGACGCCCCTTCCAGAGGAGTTTGAGTTGCAGGGTTTCCTGGCGCTCCGGCCCGCTCTGAGGTACTCCTCCTTCCTTAAGTCCTGGGATGAGGGTCCGGGGGTGGGATGAGGGTCGAACTACGTTTCCATGTTCTGATGTCTGCTGGTGTTTCAGGTCCCTGGACTTCACTAAAGGTCATCAGGGCGTCCTGTTGGACAGGGACGGCCTGCCGGTCCACACTCGACATCAGAGACTCATCAGTCTCGGCAAATGGGTGGCCGACAACCAGCCGGGGTGAGTGTCTCAGTGAAGGACTAACTAACTCAGGGACAGACCATGGACTTCTTTGGGCTTCAGGAACCTGCGGTTCTTTAAggagaagtctatgcttcatttgttaaagctctcctgaccaccagggggcgactcctctggttgtatagaagtctatgcttcatgtgttaaagctgcattctctctactgaccaccagggggcgactcctctggttgtatagaagtctatgcttcatgtgttaaagctgcattctctctcctgaccaccagggggcgactcctctggttgtatagaagtctatgcttcatgtgttaaagctgcattctctctcctgaccaccagggggcgactcctctggttgtatagaagtctatgcttcatgtgttaaagctgcattctctctcctgaccaccagggggcgactcctctggttgtatagaagtctatgctttatgtgttaaatgctgcattctctctcctgaccaccagggggcgactcctctggttgtatagaagtctatgcttcatgtgttaaagctgcattctctctcctgaccaccagggggcgactcctctggttgtatagaagtctatgcttcatgtgttaaagctgcattctctctcctgaccaccagggggcgactcctctggttgtatagaagtctatgcttcatgtgttaaagctgcattctctctactgaccaccagggggcgactcctctggttgtatagaagtccatgcttcatgtgttaacgctgcattctctctcctgaccaccagggggcgattcctctggttgtatagaagtctatgcttcatgtgttaaagctgcattctctctcctgaccaccagggggcgactcctctggttgtatagaagtctatgcttcatgtgttaaagctgcattctctctcctgaccaccagggggcgactcctctggttgtatagaagtctatgctttatgtgttaaatgctgcattctctctcctgaccaccagggggcgactcctctggttgtatagaagtctatgcttcatgtgttaaagctgcattctctctcctgaccaccagggggcgactcctctggttgtatagaagtctatgcttcatgtgttaaagctgcattctctctcctgaccaccagggggcgactcctctggttgtatagaagtctatgcttcatgtgttaaagctgcattctctctactgaccaccagggggcgactcctctggttgtatagaagtcaatgcgtcatgtgttaaagctgcattctctctactgaccaccagggggcgactcctctggttgtatagaagtctatgcttcatgtgttaaagctgcattctctctcctgaccaccagggggcgactcctctggttgtatagaagtctatggttcatgtgttaaagctgcattctctctactgaccaccagggggcgactcctctggttgtatagaagtctatgcttcatgtgttaacgctgcattctctctcctgaccaccagggggtgactcctctggttgtatagaagtctatgcttcatgtgttaaagctgcattctctctcctgaccaccagggggcgactcctctggttgtatagaagtctatgcttcatgtgttaacgctgcattttctctcctgaccaccagggggcgactcctctggttgtatagaagtctgcaTTATTGTATTCTCCGTCCCTCTTGTAGGCTGATCCGGTGCAGGGCGAGCGAAGACGGcgtcctcgtcttcatcaccgACATCCCGGAGCAGGCCGTGGAGGAGCCCCAGGAGAAGGAGGCCCCGGTGCTGCAGGAGTCGTCCAACGCCGAGCAGACGGCCAACGACGGAGGGAACTCCGGCCTGAAGTCGGTGCTCTCGGCGGGGAAGACCCAGAGCTCGTGGCCCGACTGCGGCGAGCGGCCCGTCGTCACCTTCAAGGAGAACATCAAACCCAGGGAGCCGAGCCGCCACCTGAAGGACAGCGGCAAGGAGCGCCGGGACTTGGCCAAGGGGTCAGGGGTCGCCGGGAAGGGGGAGCCGAAGAGGGACGGCAAGAGGAAGAGCGAGCCCAAGAAAGCCGGCTACGAGAAAAGCAACGACACCGTGAAACAGGTAGAGATGTGAAGCGGCTCTCGCTGACACGTGCtgggtggggaggaagaggaggaggaggaggaggaggaggaggatgaagatgaaggtgtcGGACTTGTTTCCTCTCGTTCAGGTGAAGGCGCAGCCGGAGCTGAGGAAGACTCCGGTGTCCGAGGCCAAGAAGACCCCCGTCACTCAAACCCAGACCACCTGCTCCTCCCAGTTCATCCCCATCCACCACCCTGGAGCCTTCCCACCACTGCCAAGCAGacctggtacacacacacacacacacacacacacacacacacacacacacacacacacacacacacacacacacacacgtctccacgtattaaaacattcattttctttctcataaatgtttttttttatcctaaaTCATCCGTGAGTCCACAGTGTTAGTCGTTATGCTCGTGGTGCATTCAGGTGCAAATCGTAAAGTCCTCTCTGCCATCCAGTGGATCTTATTGTTGctgtttgttattattatatcaagTTAATTATTAAAGTTTGATTTAACTCCGTTATTTAGTGCAGTGCGTTACATTATatgtttatttctatatatttattacatttcattgagCATTCATACGCCGTAGATTGTAGTCTTGATTGATGGCAGCTGATTGGTTCCTGCAGGTTTCCCTCCCTCGGCCTACGTGATCCCGCCCCCGGTGGCGTTCCCGGGTCTCCAGGTGAACCCGGGCTTCACCTTCTCCACCGGAGTGTCCGTCCCTGGACCCTTCCTCCAGCCGGGGGTCCACACCCAGGCCGGGAAGCCGTCCCACATTCCCTACAGTCAGCAGAGGCCCTCTGGTCCTGGTCCGGGTCCGGGCCCGGGGGCCTCGGGTCCGGGGCCCATGAACCAGGGGCAGCAGCCCCAGGCCTTGCAGCAGTCGGTGCACCTGCAGGTGCAGCAGGCGatgagccagcagcagcagtctccCACCAAACCGGGCCAGCAGATCGGGATGGGCAAGAGTCCACCTCACCACCCGGGTCTGCAGCAGGTcagtgggggggaggggcatcatgagaacgttaacatgtaccttcagccagtactcatgttcactgagcggagcctgaacgcatcatgagaacgttatcatttaccttcagccagtactcgtgttcactgagcggagcctgaacgcatcatgagaacgttatcatttaccttcagccagtactcgtgttcactgagcggagcctgaacgcatcatgagaacgttatcatttaccttcagccagtactcgtgttcactgagcggagcctgaacgcatcatgagaacgttatcatttaccttcagctagtactcgtgttcactgagcggagcctgaacgcatcatgagaacgatatcatttaccttcagccagtactcatgttcactgagcagagcctgaacgcatcatgagaacgttatcatttaccttcagccagtactcgtgttcactgagcggagcctgaacgcatcatgagaacgttatcatttaccttcagccagtactcatgttcactgagcagagcctgaacgcatcatgagaacgttatcatttaccttcagctagtactcgtgttcactgagcggagcctgaacgcatcatgagaacgttatcatttaccttcagctagtactcgtgttcactgagcggagcctgaacgcatcatgagaacgttatcatttaccttcagctagtactcgtgttcactgagcggagcctgaacgcatcatgagaacgttatcatgtaccttcagctaGTAcgcatgttcactgagcagagcctgaacgcatcatgagaaaatattctcatgatgcattcaggtgtaatctagtaaaatgtagtgttggtgataaactagaataaatccagatgttttcacatgaatataaaatagatattagatgaattatgagctgtattattataatttaacaCTAATgatgtatataaaataatatatttactttcattgttgttatttattgtaattAGTTGTTATAAACACAATcaataacaaagtaacaacatgtagaTATGGATCCTGGTGAAACCCGATCAGGGTCTAAAGGGTCTATCTCGAGTGACGGGTGTGTAAACCGCTCACACAGTACATGCAGGTCCAGGATCAGCCGGCTCAGATGTGGAGCCAGGCTCAGAAGATCCCCCCCATGCCGATGTCCCTGAAGGCCCCGCAGCAGGCCTTCTACCTGGCGGCTCAGGACCCCCTCAAGCTGTACGAGCAGCAGCTGGACAAGAAGCTCAAGTTCCCCACCGTCAACATGCAGGACTTCTACTGGGAGCCGGCCTACCGCATGGGGGACGGTCTGGCTGTGATGGGGGACCGCATGAAGAGGCCTGGGGTGATGGGCTCCGAGCAGGACGGCTCCACCGGGCCCCGGGGGCCCCCTTTTGAGGTGagtaggagggggaggaggaggaggaggaggaggaagaataagggaggggggggaaggaggaggagcgcgggaggaggtagaagaggaggtggagggggaggaagaagaagtagaagaagaggaaggaaggaaggaggaggggaggaggaagaagatgaaggggggaggaggaagtagaagatgaagggaggagggggaggaaatagaggaggaggaagaagaagaaggggggaggaggaaggagaagaagggaggaggtcctgtcctgctgctttttctctttctcttttcctactttgtttttttgagaTTGTGAATTAATTTTTGTGAGTTTTTTCGCAACAGTTTGTGGTTTCAAagcttgatatgaaacaatgaaacaatgtttcttgatatgaaacaatgaaacgatgttttttgatatgaaacaatgaaacgatgtttcttgatatgaaacaatgaaacaatgtttcttgatatgaaacaatgaaacgatgtttcttgatatgaaacaatgaaacaatgtttcttgatatgaaacaatgaaacgatgtttcttgatatgaaacaatgaaacgatgtttcttgatatgaaacaatgaaacgatgtttcttggtatgaaacaatgaaacggtgtttcttgatatgaaacaatgaaacggtgtttcttgatatgaaacaatgtttcttgatatgaaacaatgaaacgatgtttcttgatatgaaacaatgaaacaatgtttcttgatatgaaacaatgaaacgatgtttcttgatatgaaacaatgaaacggtgtttcttgatatgaaacaatgaaacagtgtttcttgatatgaaacaatgaaacgatgtttcttgatatgaaacaatgaaacggtgtttcttgatatgaaacaatgaaacggtgtttcttgatatgaaacaatgaaacagtgtttcttgatatgaaacaatgaaacagtgtttcttgatatgaaacaatgaaacaatgtttcttgatatgaaacaatgaaacaatgtttcttgatatgaaacaatgaaacaatgtttcttgatatgaaacaatgaaacagtgtttcttgatataaaacaatgaaacaatgtttcttgatatgaaacaatgaaacaatgtttcttgatatgaaacaatgaaacggtgtttcttgatatgaaacaatgaaacaatgtttcttgatatgaaacaatgaaacgatgtttcttgatatgaaacaatgaaacagtgtttc
This Cyclopterus lumpus isolate fCycLum1 chromosome 17, fCycLum1.pri, whole genome shotgun sequence DNA region includes the following protein-coding sequences:
- the smg7 gene encoding protein SMG7 isoform X1 is translated as MNLCATYLRQAEALKADMTDSKLGAAEVWTSRQALQDLYQKMLVTDLEYALDKKVEQDLWNHAFKNQITTLQSQAKNRANPNRSEVQANLSLFLEAASGFYTQLLQELCTVFNVDLPCRVKSSQLGIISNKPGGGAIVTPQPSSCSYICQHCLVHLGDIARYRNQTSQAESYYRHAAQLVPSNGQPYNQLAILASSKGDHLTTIFYYCRSIAVKFPFPAASTNLQKALSKALESRDEVKTKWSVADFIRAFIKFHGHVYLSKSLDKLDLLREKLEEQFQRLILQKAFSSQQLVHITVINLFGLHHLRDLSTDGGEQSFSGEQQTSWFQLLGLFMSFLGVMCSRALLNKNRGEEIMGECPLPAIKVSLDWLKLRPSVFPEAAVDQRQHVWPWLVSILNSFQPKEDDVSCCSVTPLPEEFELQGFLALRPALRSLDFTKGHQGVLLDRDGLPVHTRHQRLISLGKWVADNQPGLIRCRASEDGVLVFITDIPEQAVEEPQEKEAPVLQESSNAEQTANDGGNSGLKSVLSAGKTQSSWPDCGERPVVTFKENIKPREPSRHLKDSGKERRDLAKGSGVAGKGEPKRDGKRKSEPKKAGYEKSNDTVKQVKAQPELRKTPVSEAKKTPVTQTQTTCSSQFIPIHHPGAFPPLPSRPGFPPSAYVIPPPVAFPGLQVNPGFTFSTGVSVPGPFLQPGVHTQAGKPSHIPYSQQRPSGPGPGPGPGASGPGPMNQGQQPQALQQSVHLQVQQAMSQQQQSPTKPGQQIGMGKSPPHHPGLQQYMQVQDQPAQMWSQAQKIPPMPMSLKAPQQAFYLAAQDPLKLYEQQLDKKLKFPTVNMQDFYWEPAYRMGDGLAVMGDRMKRPGVMGSEQDGSTGPRGPPFELPNQIRMESGPEVGPPPSSLLPISGFPMQEYNQNSIFSQAYGKTLPPGSKPDAPMMHQEPSLYSLFEGTPWSPSLPASSDHSTPASQSPHSSNPSSLPSSPPTHNHGAMPFSNFGPIGTPDSRDRRMVDRWKADKTGAVSGFGLDYLPAAASSAASDTSWHQAGPTGSSWTNQESPMEESSSTVLLDSLKSIWSSSMMQPGPSALEQLLLQQKQKQQRGHGAMNPPH
- the smg7 gene encoding protein SMG7 isoform X2 is translated as MNLCATYLRQAEALKADMTDSKLGAAEVWTSRQALQDLYQKMLVTDLEYALDKKVEQDLWNHAFKNQITTLQSQAKNRANPNRSEVQANLSLFLEAASGFYTQLLQELCTVFNVDLPCRVKSSQLGIISNKPGGGAIVTPQPSSCSYICQHCLVHLGDIARYRNQTSQAESYYRHAAQLVPSNGQPYNQLAILASSKGDHLTTIFYYCRSIAVKFPFPAASTNLQKALSKALESRDEVKTKWSVADFIRAFIKFHGHVYLSKSLDKLDLLREKLEEQFQRLILQKAFSSQQLVHITVINLFGLHHLRDLSTDGGEQSFSGEQQTSWFQLLGLFMSFLGVMCSRALLNKNRGEEIMGECPLPAIKVSLDWLKLRPSVFPEAAVDQRQHVWPWLVSILNSFQPKEDDVSCCSVTPLPEEFELQGFLALRPALRSLDFTKGHQGVLLDRDGLPVHTRHQRLISLGKWVADNQPGLIRCRASEDGVLVFITDIPEQAVEEPQEKEAPVLQESSNAEQTANDGGNSGLKSVLSAGKTQSSWPDCGERPVVTFKENIKPREPSRHLKDSGKERRDLAKGSGVAGKGEPKRDGKRKSEPKKAGYEKSNDTVKQVKAQPELRKTPVSEAKKTPVTQTQTTCSSQFIPIHHPGAFPPLPSRPGFPPSAYVIPPPVAFPGLQVNPGFTFSTGVSVPGPFLQPGVHTQAGKPSHIPYSQQRPSGPGPGPGPGASGPGPMNQGQQPQALQQSVHLQVQQAMSQQQQSPTKPGQQIGMGKSPPHHPGLQQYMQVQDQPAQMWSQAQKIPPMPMSLKAPQQAFYLAAQDPLKLYEQQLDKKLKFPTVNMQDFYWEPAYRMGDGLAVMGDRMKRPGVMGSEQDGSTGPRGPPFEDNKPLLPPDLLKTLADFVEEEELVFSKPPDFFQALGGPLSSAPGPNIFLPNQIRMESGPEVGPPPSSLLPISGFPMQEYNQNSIFSQAYGKTLPPGSKPDAPMMHQEPSLYSLFEGTPWSPSLPASSDHSTPASQSPHSSNPSSLPSSPPTHNHGAMPFSNFGPIGTPDSRDRRMVDRWKADKTGAVSGFGLDYLPAAASSAASDTSWHQAGPTGSSWTNQESPMEESSSTVLLDSLKSIWSSSMMQPGPSALEQLLLQQKQKQQRGHGAMNPPH